In Melanotaenia boesemani isolate fMelBoe1 chromosome 18, fMelBoe1.pri, whole genome shotgun sequence, the following proteins share a genomic window:
- the ube2wb gene encoding probable ubiquitin-conjugating enzyme E2 W-B, producing MQGGSIMASMQKRLQKELLALQNDPPPGMTLNEKSVQNTITQWIVDMEGAPGTLYEGEKFQLLFKFSSRYPFDSPQVMFTGENIPVHPHVYSNGHICLSILTEDWSPALSVQSVCLSIISMLSSCKEKRRPPDNSFYVRTCNKNPKKTKWWYHDDTC from the exons ATGCAGGGGGGTTCCATCATGGCGTCGATGCAG AAAAGGCTACAAAAGGAATTATTAGCCCTGCAAAATGATCCACCCCCAGGAATGACGCTTAATGAGAAAAGTGTACAGAACACCATCACCCA GTGGATTGTAGACATGGAGGGAGCACCTGGCACACTGTATGAAGGAGAGAAGTTTCAGCTGCTTTTCAAATTTAGTAGTCGATATCCTTTTGATTCACCTCAG GTAATGTTCACAGGAGAGAATATACCTGTCCACCCACATGTGTATAGCAACGGTCACATCTGTTTATCTATTCTGACGGAAGATTGGTCGCCAGCCCTCTCAGTGCAATCAGTTTGTCTTAGCATTATAAGCATGTTGTCCAGCTGCAAAGAAAAG agacGACCGCCTGATAACTCCTTTTATGTAAGAACATGTAACAAAAatccaaagaaaacaaaatggtgGTATCATG ATGATACATGCTAA
- the eloca gene encoding elongin C paralog a, translating into MDGEERTYGGCEGPDAMYVKLISSDGHEFIVKREHALTSGTIKAMLSGPGQFAENETNEVNFREIPSHVLSKVCMYFTYKVRYTNSSTEIPEFPIAPEIALELLMAANFLDC; encoded by the exons ATGG ATGGTGAGGAAAGAACATACGGTGGCTGTGAAGGGCCAGATGCCATGTATGTGAAACTGATCTCTTCAGATGGCCATGAATTCATTGTGAAAAGAGAACATGCCTTGACATCTGGGACTATCAAAGCTATGTTAAGTGGACCAG GACAGTTTGCTGAGAATGAAACCAATGAAGTGAACTTCAGGGAGATTCCGTCTCATGTTCTGTCTAAGGTCTGCATGTACTTCACCTACAAGGTCCGATACACCAACAGCTCCACAGAAATACCCGAATTCCCCATTGCTCCGGAGATCGCGCTGGAACTACTTATGGCTGCAAACTTTTTGGATTGCTAA